A window of Sulfurimonas gotlandica GD1 contains these coding sequences:
- the thrS gene encoding threonine--tRNA ligase — MNAIAIKHNGEIIDLQTAKELGFEGEQIHLDNSSDSLEVLRHSTAHLMAQAVKSLYPDAKFYVGPTVKEGFYYDFKTESEVGEGDLKNIEKQMLSFAKKKYEIEKYEISMDEAKEKFKDDHLKLSVMERIPGDRVTIYKQGEFEDLCRGPHLPNIGLIRYFKLLKIAGAYLGGDSKNEVLTRIYGIAFADKESLSAHMTMLAEAEKRDHRKIGNEMNLFTFREEVGAGFPIWLPAGGRLRARLESLLYKAHRKRGYEPVRGPEMLRSDLWKTSGHYQNYGENMYFTKIDDIEFGVKPMNCVGHIKVYEDELRSYRDLPIKYFEYGVVHRHEFTGALHGLFRVREFTQDDAHIFCTSEQIEEQIIEVVDFVDKIMSTFEFDYKMMVSTKPEKAVGSDEVWEVSTQALKNAMDKNNLPYEIDEGGGAFYGPKIDIKITDAIGREWQCGTIQLDFNLPERFELEYNGENNEKIQPVMIHRAILGSFERFIGILTEHYAGEFPMFIAPTQVAIVPIADTHHGYAKELADKLIDINADSEIYSKNDSLNKRIRTAEKTRVPMLVIIGDEEVEGRTVAIRDRRTREQYNLSEDEFLKLIQTKINEVNF; from the coding sequence GTGAATGCAATTGCAATAAAACATAATGGCGAGATTATTGATTTACAAACTGCTAAAGAGCTTGGGTTTGAAGGTGAACAGATTCATCTAGATAACTCTAGCGACTCTTTAGAAGTTCTTCGTCACTCAACAGCTCACTTAATGGCGCAGGCTGTAAAGTCACTTTACCCAGATGCAAAGTTTTATGTAGGACCAACAGTTAAAGAAGGTTTTTACTACGATTTTAAAACTGAATCAGAAGTGGGTGAAGGTGATTTAAAAAATATTGAGAAGCAGATGCTTTCCTTTGCTAAGAAAAAATATGAGATTGAAAAATACGAGATCTCTATGGATGAAGCAAAAGAAAAGTTTAAAGATGATCATCTGAAACTTTCAGTAATGGAAAGAATACCAGGAGATAGAGTAACCATCTATAAGCAAGGTGAGTTTGAAGATCTTTGTCGTGGACCTCACTTACCAAATATTGGTCTTATCAGATACTTTAAACTGCTAAAGATTGCCGGTGCATATCTTGGTGGAGATTCTAAAAATGAAGTGCTAACTCGTATATATGGTATAGCCTTCGCAGATAAAGAGTCTTTAAGTGCACATATGACGATGCTTGCAGAAGCTGAAAAACGTGACCATAGAAAAATCGGTAATGAGATGAACCTTTTCACTTTCCGTGAAGAAGTTGGTGCGGGTTTTCCTATCTGGCTTCCAGCCGGTGGTAGACTTCGCGCAAGACTTGAAAGCTTACTTTATAAAGCTCACCGTAAACGTGGTTATGAGCCTGTTCGTGGTCCAGAGATGCTACGTTCAGATCTTTGGAAGACGTCTGGTCACTACCAAAACTATGGTGAAAACATGTATTTCACTAAGATTGATGACATAGAGTTCGGTGTAAAACCAATGAACTGTGTTGGTCATATTAAAGTATATGAAGATGAATTACGTTCTTACCGTGATCTTCCTATTAAATATTTTGAGTATGGAGTAGTTCACCGTCACGAATTTACTGGTGCACTTCATGGACTTTTCCGTGTTCGTGAGTTTACACAAGATGATGCCCACATATTCTGTACATCAGAACAAATAGAAGAGCAAATTATTGAAGTTGTTGATTTTGTAGATAAGATCATGTCAACATTTGAGTTTGATTATAAGATGATGGTTTCTACTAAACCTGAAAAAGCTGTTGGAAGTGATGAGGTATGGGAAGTTTCTACACAGGCACTTAAAAATGCAATGGACAAAAATAATTTGCCATATGAAATCGATGAAGGTGGTGGTGCATTTTACGGACCGAAGATTGATATTAAGATAACCGATGCCATTGGTCGTGAGTGGCAATGTGGAACAATTCAACTTGATTTTAATCTTCCAGAGCGTTTTGAGCTTGAATATAATGGTGAAAATAACGAGAAAATACAACCAGTTATGATTCATAGAGCAATTTTAGGTTCGTTTGAGCGTTTTATTGGTATATTAACGGAGCATTATGCTGGAGAGTTTCCAATGTTTATCGCTCCAACGCAAGTTGCCATCGTTCCAATCGCTGATACACATCACGGTTATGCGAAGGAATTAGCTGATAAACTTATCGACATAAATGCCGATAGTGAAATATACTCTAAGAATGATTCTTTAAATAAAAGAATCAGAACAGCAGAAAAGACAAGAGTTCCTATGCTTGTTATCATAGGTGATGAAGAGGTTGAAGGTAGGACTGTTGCAATTCGTGACAGAAGAA